One genomic window of Solanum dulcamara chromosome 12, daSolDulc1.2, whole genome shotgun sequence includes the following:
- the LOC129876987 gene encoding uncharacterized protein LOC129876987: MSSHIPQRKLKRRCNGSDSIEEILLRWRNLNCIDEHVKKRRRLAANRSKKGGKGGPENLSCKYRGVRQRTWGKWVAEIREPVYFSGQYKSNGKRLWLGTFLTADEAAIAYDEAAKIMYGSNAILNFPNYRDSLSTITRTSSLESSGQSSFDHAKNIEIESDLKTSPDDDDGVVVNTNLSYYYANQRSPACGLTDEEFEVIPEENDLESSSRLFPKSQNCCVKVETPIMEEEIDKDEFVHNKDLECLNFNDVSNTTDVKPTIMLSKDVFSRPDENNQIVLQEMDYSRNILQEQPLDFRCENLNEDVRTHLEYIERCLMEDNRSMEATNISDTFCLTENHDEAFDFQRFLEEPFDFKPMIVPQESPELNYVKNEEQYDCTYSQQIDLQNSETNSKIRSDGIISNQIDWKEQNLDVFGLDNFGAGKLHSLQRTSSSISWQPENNIEDLSMFLSDFDVSSFIVDII, encoded by the exons ATGTCTTCTCACATTCCCCAAAG AAAACTGAAAAGAAGGTGTAATGGATCTGATTCGATAGAGGAGATTTTGTTAAGATGGAGAAATTTGAATTGTATAGATGAACATGTGAAGAAGAGGCGAAGATTAGCTGCTAATCGATCAAAAAAAGGTGGGAAAGGCGGTCCTGAGAATTTGAGTTGTAAATACAGAGGAGTAAGGCAGAGGACATGGGGAAAGTGGGTGGCTGAAATTCGCGAACCTGTATATTTTAGTGGTCAGTATAAGAGCAATGGCAAGCGTCTTTGGCTTGGAACTTTTTTGACTGCTGATGAGGCTGCTATTGCTTATGATGAAGCTGCTAAGATTATGTATGGATCCAATGCCATACTTAACTTCCCCAATTATCGTGACTCGTTGAGTACCATTACCCGCACATCTTCACTGGAATCGAGTGGTCAATCGTCTTTTGATCATGCAAAGAATATTGAAATTGAGTCGGATTTAAAAACATCACcagatgatgatgatggtgtGGTAGTAAATACAAATTTAAGTTATTATTATGCTAATCAACGTTCACCTGCTTGTGGATTGACTGATGAGGAATTTGAAGTAATCCCGGAGGAGAACGATTTGGAGAGTAGTTCGAGATTGTTTCCTAAATCTCAAAATTGTTGTGTTAAAGTTGAGACACCTATAATGGAAGAAGAAATTGACAAGGATGAATTTGTACATAATAAAGATTTGGAATGCCTCAACTTCAACGATGTATCAAACACAACGGACGTGAAGCCAACCATCATGCTTAGCAAAGATGTCTTCTCGAGGCCTGATGAAAACAATCAAATTGTTCTACAGGAGATGGATTACTCCAGGAATATATTGCAAGAACAGCCGTTGGATTTCAGGTGTGAAAACCTGAATGAAGATGTTCGTACACATCTAGAATACATAGAGCGTTGTCTAATGGAAGACAATCGTTCAATGGAAGCAACAAATATATCAGACACCTTTTGTTTAACTGAGAACCATGATGAAGCTTTCGATTTTCAGAGGTTCTTAGAAGAACCATTCGACTTCAAGCCAATGATAGTACCTCAAGAGTCTCCTGAACTAAACTATGTGAAGAATGAGGAGCAATATGATTGTACATACAGCCAACAAATTGACCTGCAGAACTCAGAGACAAATTCCAAGATTCGATCAGATGGAATAATTAGTAACCAGATTGATTGGAAGGAGCAAAACTTGGATGTTTTCGGATTAGATAACTTTGGAGCAGGCAAACTGCACTCTTTGCAGCGAACAAGTTCTTCGATTAGTTGGCAACCGGAGAATAATATCGAAGATTTGTCTATGTTCCTCTCTGATTTTGATGTATCATCctttattgttgatattatttAG